Proteins from one Corynebacterium testudinoris genomic window:
- the glnA gene encoding type I glutamate--ammonia ligase: MAFKSIEEVVKFIKDENVEFLDVRFTDVPGIEQHFTIPAELFDEEAAEEGLAFDGSSVRGFTTIDESDMNLLPDVATARIDPFRKAKTLNMKFFVHDPFTREPFSRDPRNVARKAEEYLASTGIADTCFFGAEAEFYLFDSVRYSADINSSFYEVDSDEGWWNRGEEYNLDGSRNLGYKTRVKGGYFPVPPYDTTTDVRDEMVRHLRSAGFDLERFHHEVGTGGQQEINYKFNTLLHAADDLQSFKYIVKNTAVANAKSATFMPKPLAGDNGSGMHAHQSLWKDGKPLFHDESGYAGLSDLARYYIGGILHHAGAVLAFTNPTLNSYHRLVPGFEAPINLVYSQRNRSAAVRIPITGSNPKAKRIEFRAPDPSGNPYFGFAAMMLAGLDGIKNRIEPHAPVDKDLYELPPEEAASIPQAPTSLEASLAALQEDSEFLTEGDVFTEDLIDTYVKFKYDNEISPSRLRPTPLEFEMYYDC, encoded by the coding sequence ATGGCCTTTAAGTCCATCGAAGAAGTAGTCAAGTTCATCAAGGATGAAAACGTCGAATTCCTCGACGTGCGCTTCACCGATGTCCCCGGCATCGAACAGCACTTCACCATCCCGGCTGAACTCTTCGACGAGGAAGCCGCCGAGGAAGGCCTCGCATTCGACGGCTCCTCCGTCCGTGGCTTCACGACGATCGATGAATCCGACATGAATCTCCTTCCGGACGTCGCCACCGCGCGGATCGACCCCTTCCGCAAGGCGAAGACCCTCAACATGAAGTTCTTCGTACACGATCCCTTCACCCGCGAGCCCTTCTCCCGCGACCCGCGCAACGTCGCCCGCAAGGCAGAAGAATACTTGGCATCCACCGGCATCGCCGACACCTGCTTCTTCGGCGCCGAAGCAGAGTTCTACCTCTTCGACTCCGTCCGCTACTCCGCCGACATCAACTCCAGCTTCTACGAGGTCGACTCCGATGAAGGCTGGTGGAACCGCGGCGAGGAGTACAACCTCGACGGCTCCCGCAACCTCGGCTACAAGACCCGCGTCAAGGGCGGCTACTTCCCCGTCCCGCCGTATGACACCACCACCGACGTCCGCGACGAGATGGTCCGCCACCTCCGCTCCGCCGGCTTCGACCTCGAGCGCTTCCACCACGAGGTGGGCACCGGCGGCCAGCAGGAAATCAACTACAAGTTCAACACCCTGCTGCACGCTGCCGACGACCTGCAGTCCTTCAAGTACATCGTGAAGAACACCGCCGTGGCCAACGCCAAGTCCGCCACCTTCATGCCCAAGCCCCTCGCTGGCGACAACGGCTCCGGCATGCACGCCCACCAGTCGCTATGGAAGGACGGCAAGCCGCTGTTCCACGACGAGTCCGGCTACGCAGGGCTGTCCGACCTCGCCCGCTACTACATCGGCGGCATCCTCCACCACGCTGGCGCCGTCCTTGCCTTCACCAACCCGACGCTGAACTCCTACCACCGCCTGGTCCCCGGCTTCGAGGCCCCAATCAACCTCGTGTACTCGCAGCGCAACCGCTCCGCCGCCGTGCGCATCCCGATCACCGGCTCCAACCCGAAGGCCAAGCGCATCGAGTTCCGCGCGCCGGACCCCTCCGGCAACCCCTACTTCGGCTTCGCCGCCATGATGCTCGCCGGCCTCGACGGCATCAAGAACCGCATCGAGCCGCACGCCCCCGTGGACAAGGACCTCTACGAGCTCCCGCCGGAGGAAGCAGCCTCCATCCCGCAGGCACCGACCTCCCTCGAAGCCTCCCTCGCAGCCCTGCAGGAAGACTCCGAGTTCCTCACCGAAGGCGACGTCTTCACCGAGGACCTCATCGACACCTACGTCAAGTTCAAGTACGACAACGAGATCTCCCCGTCGCGCCTGCGCCCGACGCCGCTCGAGTTCGAGATGTACTACGACTGCTAG
- a CDS encoding SRPBCC family protein, protein MRTRTIITLSVTGLCVATATAGFLIPYRVEQRATATASREQAWEVITDLPGHVDWNPHTVELSGTPAVGETLLNRTQSSGTEFTFRPVVLVAKSGQELRWRGTTLMRGIADGEHYFRIDPGPRPGTVTIVQGEEFRGAAVMLLRPSFNLEEEFATSTEALAAAITDHAHR, encoded by the coding sequence ATGAGAACCCGCACCATCATCACCCTTTCCGTCACCGGTCTTTGTGTTGCCACCGCGACGGCCGGATTCCTAATTCCCTACCGCGTAGAACAACGCGCCACTGCCACCGCGTCGCGCGAGCAGGCATGGGAAGTCATCACTGATTTGCCCGGACACGTGGATTGGAACCCGCACACTGTTGAATTGTCGGGAACGCCTGCAGTCGGCGAGACTTTACTCAATCGCACCCAGTCCAGTGGGACAGAATTCACCTTCCGGCCGGTTGTCCTCGTGGCCAAATCTGGGCAGGAGCTGCGCTGGCGAGGAACTACACTGATGAGAGGCATCGCGGACGGGGAACACTATTTCCGGATCGACCCAGGTCCCAGACCAGGGACCGTGACCATCGTCCAGGGCGAAGAGTTTCGAGGAGCCGCCGTGATGCTACTGCGGCCCTCCTTCAATCTCGAGGAGGAATTCGCCACCAGCACCGAAGCGCTGGCGGCGGCCATCACCGACCACGCCCACAGGTAG
- a CDS encoding TetR/AcrR family transcriptional regulator, with product MDRPTPQPLTHRTAAIISVAREMLEETGWETLTMRRLAERVGMKAPSLYNHVANKEELGTIILTQSFFQMGDALWEATTVANLLDLYRTQATRHPHHYRLATTGPLERSALPPGLEDWSGAPFARVTGDPLKAQSLFASTHGLAILEIDGRFPPGSPIDDLWEQTAEIYR from the coding sequence ATGGATCGCCCCACACCCCAGCCCCTCACTCACCGGACCGCTGCGATCATCTCTGTGGCGCGAGAGATGCTTGAGGAAACAGGCTGGGAGACTCTGACGATGCGCCGCCTGGCCGAGCGGGTGGGAATGAAGGCACCGTCGCTATACAACCACGTTGCCAACAAGGAGGAGCTGGGAACCATCATTCTCACGCAATCCTTCTTCCAGATGGGCGACGCACTGTGGGAGGCAACGACAGTCGCGAATCTGCTTGACCTCTACCGCACTCAAGCAACGCGACATCCGCATCACTATCGGTTAGCAACTACCGGCCCCCTTGAGCGCTCAGCACTTCCCCCCGGGCTGGAGGATTGGTCGGGCGCCCCATTCGCCCGGGTCACCGGCGATCCGCTCAAGGCGCAGAGCCTGTTTGCCTCGACACACGGGCTAGCGATCCTCGAGATCGATGGCCGTTTCCCGCCAGGCTCCCCGATCGACGATCTATGGGAGCAAACAGCAGAGATCTACCGCTAA
- a CDS encoding CPBP family intramembrane glutamic endopeptidase, producing MLSSRLRTPLIYAAIYVLVSQLLPQVFGLFIPKSTTGFWNSLNVGGYFFLAILAVVMFREVFREALAEIKNHPFKVLGQTAIAFVAIFAISTLFLLLKGTEGAPTANQEAVNQFLTTSAFAVIIAVILGPVVEEIVFREILIGRLSIKFPVWLLSVASVVLFSLIHLRSFTPAGLMEAGQYIAIGVVMTALYLFNGRKLAYPLVGHAVNNLVATGLSLAAIAAQSAAG from the coding sequence TTGTTATCATCGCGCCTGCGCACGCCCCTGATCTATGCGGCAATCTATGTGCTGGTTTCTCAGCTTCTACCGCAGGTCTTCGGGCTCTTCATCCCGAAGAGCACCACCGGCTTTTGGAACAGCCTCAATGTGGGAGGGTATTTCTTCCTCGCGATCTTGGCGGTGGTGATGTTTCGGGAGGTGTTCCGCGAGGCCCTGGCCGAGATAAAGAACCATCCGTTCAAGGTCCTCGGCCAGACGGCCATCGCGTTTGTGGCCATCTTTGCCATCTCCACGTTGTTCCTGCTTCTCAAGGGCACGGAGGGGGCGCCGACGGCGAACCAGGAGGCCGTGAACCAGTTCTTGACTACCTCGGCGTTCGCCGTCATCATCGCGGTGATTCTGGGTCCGGTGGTGGAAGAGATCGTGTTCCGGGAGATTCTCATCGGCCGGCTGAGCATTAAGTTCCCAGTGTGGTTGCTCAGCGTGGCGTCGGTGGTGTTGTTTAGCCTCATTCACCTGCGCAGCTTCACGCCCGCAGGTCTCATGGAGGCAGGTCAGTACATTGCAATTGGCGTCGTCATGACCGCGTTGTACCTGTTCAATGGCCGGAAGCTGGCTTATCCCCTTGTAGGCCACGCGGTGAATAACCTCGTGGCCACGGGGTTGAGCCTTGCGGCGATCGCGGCGCAGTCCGCCGCGGGTTAA
- a CDS encoding NADPH-dependent FMN reductase gives MKIAVFVGSIREGRSGITIGQWAIEQLEARHDGNEYVLVDLKEQDLNPMTANPPRMVKNGDYADPKTRAWAELIGQFDAFIFVTPEYNASIPGPMKDAYDQLFEEWTGKPVGFIGYGAGAARTSVAHWHDIVGRVGMKLVPAQAEFSFTEHFPDMVFTPGQQGIDWVNAIADELIDAAAVTESANV, from the coding sequence ATGAAGATCGCAGTGTTCGTCGGTTCCATCCGTGAGGGACGCTCCGGCATCACCATCGGCCAGTGGGCCATCGAGCAGCTTGAGGCTCGCCACGACGGCAACGAGTACGTGCTCGTTGACCTCAAGGAGCAAGACCTTAACCCCATGACCGCCAACCCCCCGCGCATGGTCAAAAACGGCGACTACGCCGACCCGAAGACCCGCGCCTGGGCGGAACTTATCGGTCAATTCGACGCCTTCATCTTTGTCACCCCGGAGTACAACGCCTCCATCCCCGGCCCGATGAAGGATGCTTATGATCAGCTGTTTGAGGAGTGGACCGGCAAGCCCGTCGGCTTCATCGGTTACGGTGCTGGTGCCGCCCGCACCTCCGTCGCCCACTGGCACGACATCGTCGGACGCGTCGGCATGAAGCTCGTCCCGGCCCAGGCCGAATTCTCCTTCACCGAGCACTTCCCCGACATGGTCTTTACCCCGGGTCAGCAGGGCATTGACTGGGTCAATGCCATCGCCGACGAGCTTATCGACGCCGCCGCTGTCACCGAGTCCGCCAACGTCTAG
- a CDS encoding metal ABC transporter ATP-binding protein: MSDFAHARGLSLGYDRTIAVQPSDFSIPAGKLTAIIGPNGSGKSTLLHALGGLIEPLGGELVVLGGRADAAKRRISYVMQSVSFPEGVPLSVREIVSMGRYPRSGWFGRLNAADKKRIDAVMDRLRVTDLARRHLEELSGGQRQRVYVAQGLAQSHDVLLLDEPLTGLDLVSARTIDEIIHDETDDGRTVVHTTHDLDEARAADHVILMSNRVVAFGPPEQVLTIDNLREAYNLGELHESTGMIVDDPYREC; the protein is encoded by the coding sequence ATGAGCGATTTCGCGCACGCCCGGGGACTGAGCTTGGGCTATGACCGCACCATCGCCGTGCAGCCATCGGATTTTTCCATCCCAGCGGGCAAACTCACGGCCATCATCGGCCCCAATGGTTCCGGCAAGTCGACGCTGTTGCACGCTCTCGGTGGGCTCATTGAGCCGCTCGGCGGCGAGTTGGTGGTGTTGGGGGGACGGGCCGATGCGGCTAAACGGCGAATTAGCTACGTCATGCAATCCGTCAGCTTCCCGGAGGGCGTGCCACTGTCGGTGCGCGAGATCGTCTCCATGGGCCGCTATCCCCGGTCGGGGTGGTTTGGGCGGCTAAACGCCGCTGATAAAAAGCGTATCGACGCCGTCATGGATCGCCTGCGCGTCACTGATCTCGCCCGTCGGCACCTGGAAGAGTTGTCCGGCGGGCAGCGCCAGCGCGTCTATGTTGCACAGGGCCTCGCCCAATCACATGACGTGTTGCTCCTCGATGAGCCACTCACTGGCCTTGACCTCGTCTCCGCGCGCACCATCGATGAGATTATCCACGACGAGACCGATGATGGCCGCACTGTCGTCCACACCACCCATGACCTGGATGAGGCACGCGCAGCCGACCATGTCATCCTCATGTCCAACCGAGTCGTGGCTTTCGGACCCCCGGAGCAGGTCTTAACGATTGACAATCTGCGGGAGGCGTACAACCTCGGTGAGCTGCATGAATCGACGGGAATGATCGTCGATGATCCGTATCGTGAGTGCTAA
- a CDS encoding metal ABC transporter permease, translated as MIDWLLEPFLLGFQQRALIGGLIAAVMSATVGVWLVLRGMSFFGDAFVHGVLPGIAAAVVFDFNPILGAAVAAAVMVGAVEVIHRHTNLKEDTAIGLLFVGMMALGVVIISRSSSFTGSLTSILFGDALGVSWSAIQQQGILAVIVIVGSLVLYRPLLVLSFSPVKAESLGMRPKLTHALLLVLIATAVIGSFQAVGTMLVFSLLVAPPSAAALLSRSIPMMIALSAAIGAASVVIGLILSYYWGTAAAATMALVPIVFFLIVMEVQYLRRRLPTRRSASAGVTA; from the coding sequence GTGATCGATTGGCTTCTAGAACCTTTCCTGCTGGGATTCCAGCAACGAGCACTCATTGGCGGGCTCATCGCGGCAGTGATGAGCGCGACTGTCGGAGTGTGGCTCGTCCTGCGCGGCATGAGCTTCTTCGGAGATGCCTTCGTCCATGGCGTCCTCCCGGGCATCGCGGCCGCGGTCGTCTTTGATTTCAACCCCATTCTCGGTGCTGCTGTGGCCGCTGCGGTGATGGTCGGTGCGGTGGAGGTGATCCACCGGCACACCAACCTCAAGGAAGACACCGCCATTGGCCTGTTATTCGTCGGCATGATGGCCCTCGGCGTGGTGATTATTTCGCGCTCAAGTTCGTTCACGGGGTCGCTGACCAGCATTTTGTTTGGTGATGCGCTCGGGGTGTCCTGGTCGGCCATTCAACAGCAGGGGATTTTGGCGGTCATTGTCATCGTTGGTTCGCTGGTGCTCTATCGGCCGCTGCTGGTGTTGTCCTTTTCCCCGGTCAAGGCCGAATCCTTGGGGATGCGTCCCAAGCTCACCCACGCCTTATTGCTCGTGCTCATTGCCACCGCTGTGATTGGCAGCTTCCAGGCGGTGGGCACCATGCTGGTGTTTAGCCTGCTTGTCGCCCCGCCCTCGGCCGCTGCTCTGCTGTCGCGCTCGATCCCGATGATGATCGCGCTGTCGGCGGCCATTGGCGCCGCCTCGGTCGTCATCGGCCTCATCCTCAGCTACTACTGGGGGACTGCAGCGGCGGCGACGATGGCCCTTGTGCCCATCGTCTTCTTCCTGATCGTCATGGAGGTCCAGTATCTCCGCCGTCGCCTGCCCACTCGTCGTTCCGCTTCAGCCGGGGTGACAGCATGA
- a CDS encoding metal ABC transporter substrate-binding protein, whose protein sequence is MRLQRSATLISMAAASTLVLAACSSAGDSDDSGAKDGLTLVATTTPLGSVTEQIATCAGGNYTTLMPVGADPHDFSASSAQIAAMMKADLVIANGLGLEGGLASTLDQAELDGIPVMDVADEVNPIPFGDHDHEHDDHDHAGHEGHDHGEFDPHFWLDAGRMAQGAELIGAQAAELSGDKKWSECGAEVSQQLKDLDAQVRTTLDAVPADKRVIVTDHDAFGYFNAAYGFESAGVVVPGGSTEAEPSSQDLAALAQTIKDRGVPVIFSNTAVNQGLVDSLAREVGSDVAVVPLYVGSTGPEDSPAADYQGMMRENARLIAEALS, encoded by the coding sequence ATGCGCCTTCAGCGATCCGCCACCCTCATCAGCATGGCCGCGGCCTCCACTCTCGTGCTGGCCGCCTGCTCATCCGCCGGTGACTCCGATGATAGCGGCGCCAAAGATGGCCTGACGCTCGTGGCCACGACGACCCCGCTCGGCAGCGTGACCGAGCAGATTGCCACCTGCGCCGGAGGGAACTACACCACCCTCATGCCGGTCGGCGCGGATCCGCACGACTTCTCCGCCTCCTCCGCCCAAATCGCGGCGATGATGAAGGCCGACCTGGTCATTGCCAATGGCCTCGGCCTCGAAGGAGGTCTGGCCTCCACCCTGGATCAGGCGGAGCTGGACGGTATCCCGGTGATGGACGTCGCCGACGAGGTCAACCCCATCCCCTTCGGCGATCACGATCATGAGCACGACGACCACGATCATGCTGGACATGAGGGGCACGATCACGGCGAGTTTGATCCGCACTTCTGGCTCGACGCCGGCCGCATGGCTCAGGGTGCGGAGCTGATCGGCGCGCAGGCGGCGGAGCTGTCCGGGGACAAGAAGTGGTCCGAGTGCGGCGCGGAGGTTAGTCAACAGCTCAAGGACCTCGACGCGCAGGTGCGCACCACCCTGGACGCCGTTCCTGCCGACAAGCGGGTCATCGTCACCGACCACGATGCCTTCGGCTACTTCAACGCCGCCTACGGCTTCGAATCCGCCGGTGTGGTCGTCCCCGGCGGCTCGACGGAGGCCGAGCCTTCCTCGCAGGACCTCGCGGCGCTGGCCCAGACAATCAAAGACAGGGGAGTGCCGGTGATTTTCTCCAACACGGCAGTTAACCAGGGGCTGGTGGATTCCCTCGCCCGGGAAGTGGGCAGCGACGTGGCGGTCGTTCCGCTATATGTCGGCAGCACCGGCCCGGAGGATTCTCCGGCGGCTGACTACCAGGGCATGATGCGTGAGAATGCCCGCCTCATCGCTGAGGCACTCTCCTAA
- a CDS encoding zinc ribbon domain-containing protein YjdM produces the protein MMTTMSTETEQLPPCPQCASEFTYEMDPLLVCPECAHEWTPQLTPADDTIDATGPADIFDAVGNVLIDGDTVTVIKTIKVKGATQPLKAGTKVRNIRLIDTTDDHDIDCKIDGFGAMKLKSSVVKKA, from the coding sequence ATAATGACCACCATGAGCACCGAAACGGAACAATTGCCACCCTGCCCGCAATGCGCCAGCGAATTCACCTACGAGATGGATCCTCTGCTGGTCTGCCCTGAGTGCGCCCATGAATGGACGCCTCAATTGACTCCGGCCGACGACACCATTGATGCCACGGGCCCGGCGGACATCTTCGATGCCGTGGGCAATGTGCTTATCGACGGCGATACAGTCACCGTAATCAAAACCATCAAGGTCAAAGGCGCCACACAGCCGCTGAAAGCGGGCACAAAGGTCCGCAATATCCGCCTCATTGACACCACCGATGACCACGACATCGACTGCAAGATCGATGGCTTTGGTGCCATGAAGCTGAAGTCGAGCGTGGTGAAGAAGGCGTAG
- a CDS encoding VIT1/CCC1 transporter family protein: MAISQALLGHSGEAHNTGHNSRLNWLRAGVLGANDGIVSVAALLLGIIATGASEGPILTAGIAATVAGAVSMSLGEYVSVSAQRDSEKMLMDKERTELAELPEAEKEELVGILQTYGIARATAEQAATEINAGDPLPVHLRLELGMTEGELTSPLAAAASSAAAFLLGALLPMLAVLIAPQDVMAWIVTIVTLVALATTGVVSAHLAGTSRLRSMLRLLVGGSAGLALTYFAGALFGGMA, from the coding sequence ATGGCTATTTCTCAAGCATTGCTCGGCCATAGCGGAGAGGCCCACAATACCGGGCACAACTCGCGCCTCAATTGGCTGCGTGCGGGAGTTCTCGGCGCCAATGACGGCATCGTGTCGGTAGCGGCCCTGCTCTTGGGCATCATCGCGACTGGTGCCAGTGAGGGCCCCATCCTCACCGCCGGTATTGCTGCAACGGTGGCCGGCGCCGTGTCCATGTCCTTGGGCGAGTACGTGTCCGTCTCAGCCCAGAGGGATTCGGAGAAGATGCTCATGGACAAGGAGAGAACGGAGCTGGCCGAACTCCCCGAGGCGGAGAAAGAAGAGCTGGTGGGGATCTTGCAGACCTATGGCATCGCGCGCGCCACCGCCGAGCAAGCGGCGACGGAGATCAACGCTGGTGATCCGCTCCCGGTGCACCTGCGCCTGGAGCTGGGGATGACCGAAGGCGAATTGACCAGCCCGCTGGCCGCGGCGGCGTCCTCCGCGGCGGCGTTTCTCCTGGGTGCGCTGCTGCCGATGCTGGCGGTGCTCATCGCCCCGCAGGACGTCATGGCGTGGATTGTCACCATCGTGACCCTCGTCGCCCTGGCCACCACGGGGGTTGTCTCTGCGCATTTGGCTGGGACGTCGAGGCTGCGCTCGATGCTGCGGCTGCTGGTCGGTGGTTCCGCTGGCTTGGCCCTGACGTACTTTGCTGGTGCGCTGTTTGGTGGGATGGCGTAA
- a CDS encoding NUDIX hydrolase, translating into MPTPDFILALREKVGHDHLWLPGVTAIVLRDVPPGAPLWAVPEVLLVKRADDGRWTPVCGICEPGEDPSETALREVKEETLIESRVEALLGVGQVGPVTYPNGDVTSYMDTCLRLSPVGDAEPRVGDEESTDVGWFEVSRLPQSITPRFRLNIADAVAQLKHPAGFRPRVGYRKRDR; encoded by the coding sequence ATGCCCACTCCCGATTTCATCCTCGCCTTGCGTGAGAAGGTAGGCCACGATCATTTGTGGCTGCCTGGTGTGACGGCCATTGTGCTGCGTGACGTCCCGCCGGGCGCCCCCTTGTGGGCCGTGCCGGAGGTCCTGCTGGTCAAACGCGCCGACGACGGTCGGTGGACCCCGGTCTGCGGCATCTGCGAGCCGGGGGAGGACCCGTCCGAGACTGCCCTGCGGGAAGTCAAGGAGGAGACGCTTATCGAGTCCCGCGTTGAAGCACTCCTCGGCGTTGGTCAGGTGGGGCCGGTCACCTACCCCAATGGCGATGTCACCTCCTACATGGATACGTGCCTGCGGCTCTCCCCGGTCGGGGATGCGGAGCCGCGGGTGGGGGACGAGGAATCGACCGACGTGGGATGGTTCGAGGTGTCCCGCCTGCCGCAGTCGATTACTCCGCGATTCCGGTTGAACATTGCCGATGCGGTGGCGCAGTTGAAGCATCCCGCCGGTTTCCGGCCCCGCGTCGGCTACCGGAAGCGGGATCGGTAA
- a CDS encoding trypsin-like serine protease — translation MRTGIWATTAIILGAGVAAIAGYAITEQAAHPTVIAEAAPAPEQLIPSASVRVPVDSPWAPGTAVTITSTLPVPGQEIRVGQCTIAYSFTAGEKAYALTASHCGQVGNHVWPSTENMEANFDAPVGSFVYSDLYDPAGEKLDAGIIEITNRAIVMRSPDNTAGTAVAQDITGLPPEVCKYGNTTGVTCGEPQASEALAILTGHDGTELEAFASTAQICAQPGDSGGPVYADLDGQRVIIGLVSGTRGADDAAGCGPELGSMTMSYTAMPKIQHLVDRVVPGADYL, via the coding sequence GTGAGAACTGGCATCTGGGCCACCACCGCGATCATTCTTGGCGCGGGGGTGGCCGCTATTGCGGGCTACGCGATCACGGAGCAGGCGGCCCACCCGACGGTCATCGCCGAGGCGGCCCCGGCTCCTGAGCAACTGATCCCTAGCGCCTCGGTCCGGGTCCCGGTGGATAGTCCGTGGGCGCCCGGCACTGCCGTGACCATCACCTCGACTTTGCCTGTCCCCGGCCAGGAAATCCGCGTCGGGCAGTGCACCATCGCCTACAGCTTCACGGCGGGGGAGAAGGCTTATGCCCTCACGGCCTCGCACTGCGGTCAGGTGGGAAACCACGTGTGGCCGAGCACCGAGAACATGGAAGCCAATTTCGACGCCCCGGTGGGTTCCTTCGTCTACTCCGATCTTTATGATCCCGCTGGGGAGAAGCTCGATGCCGGGATCATCGAGATCACTAACCGCGCCATCGTCATGCGCTCCCCGGACAACACCGCCGGTACGGCCGTCGCCCAGGACATCACCGGGCTGCCACCGGAGGTGTGCAAGTACGGCAACACCACCGGGGTCACCTGTGGTGAGCCCCAGGCGTCGGAGGCGTTGGCCATTCTCACCGGGCATGATGGCACCGAGTTGGAGGCGTTCGCCTCAACCGCACAGATTTGTGCCCAACCAGGTGATTCCGGCGGGCCGGTCTACGCGGACCTGGACGGCCAACGCGTCATTATTGGGCTTGTCTCCGGTACTCGCGGGGCGGATGACGCCGCCGGCTGTGGCCCGGAGCTCGGGTCGATGACCATGTCGTACACCGCCATGCCGAAGATCCAGCATCTCGTCGACCGGGTGGTCCCCGGCGCGGACTACCTCTAG
- the thrC gene encoding threonine synthase, translating into MKYISTRDASRTPVTFTDILLGGLAPDGGLYLPEEYPQLSDEQLTRWRGLIADEGYAALAAEVLKLFVDDIPAADLEAIAHRAYNSPKFASEEIVPVTHLDGQLYIGHLSEGPTAAFKDMAMQLLGELFEYELARRGETINILGATSGDTGSSAEYAMRGRHGIRVFMLTPAGRMTPFQQAQMFGLDDPNIFNIALDGVFDDCQDVVKAVSSDAPYKREHRIGAVNSINWARLMAQIVYYISSWIKVTERNDQQVSFSVPTGNFGDICAGHIARQMGLPIDRLIVATNENDVLDEFFRTGNYRPRPSEETMATSSPSMDISRASNFERFVFDVVGRDAERTAQFFGVDVKAGGFSLADDPAFPAVVDPAGFGFASGRSTHEDRIATIRETFEHLGVLLDPHTADGVHVARGWVEEIDTPIICLETALPVKFGDTIEEAIGQQPAIPERFAGILEAERHVVDLPNDAETVKQYLSDSIRTTTV; encoded by the coding sequence GTGAAATACATTTCGACGCGAGACGCCTCCCGTACCCCCGTCACTTTCACCGATATTCTCCTCGGTGGGTTGGCGCCGGACGGCGGACTGTACCTGCCCGAAGAGTATCCCCAGCTCAGCGACGAGCAGTTGACTCGGTGGCGCGGCCTCATCGCCGACGAGGGCTACGCCGCCCTGGCCGCGGAGGTGCTCAAGCTTTTCGTCGATGACATTCCGGCCGCGGATCTGGAGGCGATTGCGCATCGGGCGTATAACTCGCCGAAGTTCGCCAGCGAGGAGATCGTCCCAGTCACGCACTTGGACGGCCAGCTCTACATCGGGCATTTGTCGGAAGGGCCGACGGCGGCGTTCAAGGACATGGCGATGCAGTTGCTCGGCGAGCTGTTTGAATATGAGCTGGCTCGGCGGGGTGAGACCATCAACATCCTCGGTGCGACGTCGGGAGACACCGGCTCGTCTGCCGAGTACGCCATGCGTGGCCGCCACGGTATTCGGGTGTTCATGCTCACCCCGGCGGGCCGGATGACGCCGTTCCAGCAGGCCCAGATGTTTGGCCTCGACGACCCGAATATCTTCAACATCGCCCTCGACGGGGTTTTTGATGATTGCCAGGATGTGGTCAAGGCCGTGTCATCTGATGCGCCGTACAAGCGTGAGCACCGCATTGGCGCCGTCAACTCCATCAACTGGGCTCGCCTGATGGCCCAGATTGTTTATTACATTTCTTCGTGGATCAAGGTCACTGAGCGCAACGATCAGCAGGTGTCCTTCTCGGTGCCCACCGGCAACTTTGGCGATATCTGCGCAGGCCACATTGCCCGCCAGATGGGGCTGCCGATCGATCGGCTGATCGTCGCCACCAACGAAAATGATGTGCTGGATGAGTTCTTCCGCACCGGCAATTACCGCCCTCGCCCGTCGGAGGAGACGATGGCGACGTCCTCGCCGTCGATGGATATCTCCCGCGCCTCCAACTTCGAGCGTTTCGTCTTCGACGTCGTGGGCCGCGATGCTGAACGCACCGCGCAGTTCTTCGGCGTGGATGTCAAAGCAGGTGGTTTTTCGCTTGCCGACGACCCCGCGTTCCCCGCCGTCGTCGATCCCGCCGGGTTCGGCTTTGCCTCCGGACGTTCAACGCACGAGGACCGGATTGCCACCATCCGGGAGACTTTTGAGCACCTGGGTGTCCTGCTGGATCCGCACACGGCAGACGGCGTGCACGTCGCCCGCGGGTGGGTGGAGGAGATCGACACCCCGATTATCTGTTTGGAAACCGCCCTGCCGGTGAAGTTTGGCGACACCATCGAGGAAGCTATCGGCCAACAGCCAGCCATTCCCGAACGTTTCGCTGGCATTCTTGAGGCCGAGCGACACGTGGTTGACCTGCCGAATGATGCAGAGACCGTGAAGCAGTACTTGTCTGATTCGATCCGCACCACGACCGTCTAG